TCAAAAGTGAAACGTTCAGTGCttgtagttaaaatggtattgaTATTAAGTCACAATTACCTACATAATACTCTGCCCTCTGTCTGGGCATTTGTCACAAAACATTGTAGGCATTAGAAGACATCTATCGGCCAGTTCCTTCCCTCGGGTCCAGTTGCGGTGGAGTTTGAACATGATTATGTTGGATTTGCAGTTTAAATTTATGCTACAATGAGCCCTGTTGGTCAGTCTTGGCCTGAAACCACATAGCCAAGCATTTCTTCTAACAATACTTGCATAGGGTGCTCTGATAACATGTTACAGCTTTGAGTAGATAACAAGCGAATCCCTTTTTTCCTATGTGACTTATTTCCACTCCCCTTGGGATCGTAACACTTAATGAAAAAGTATCgtttaatgtttaattcctAAATTAATCATGCTTATGATCTCAGAAAGCTGGCCACAATCTATCAATTAGCAATGACAAAACAAGCCATTGGGGTTCACAAAAGCCAAAATGAATTCATTTGGTCTGGATCAATGCATTCATCCTTCCCAAATAATCATGCGCTGGTCCACCAATCCATAAAAGTAGCTTGGACTCTCCATTAAAACCAATTAAAACAAAGTGTATTTTCTCTTTGCAGCTGTGAAGGCTTTAAGCTGTCAGATGCCAGCTTCATCATATCAGGCATACAATTTTGTTAAAGCTACTCAACTGGCACTgttgaaaatgctttttttccccccctgtGTATTTCCGCAGCTGATACTTTAATTAGAATATTCACAAACACCATGTTTTACCCATTCCAATACCTTTTGTCagagattattattttgtattctaCAAAGCAATGTTAAgagcaacaaaaacaaaaagaaaataaaatagaataaaataaaaagtttaagtaGAGTAGACATTTTTTATAGTCCCATTCTGTATTCATTGGTTATTAGTAGAAATGAATAGTCGTTATGAGAGGCTGCCACAGAGACTGGTAAAATTCCAGCACTTTGGGCCTTAGTTATGGCCTAGGaaacagctttttttccccaaattgaCTGCGGGCAGTAACCCTGTTTACAGAACGTCTGTTCTTCTCATCCTTGGAACATGACTTGGTAGGAATGTATGGAGTTTTAGGAGAAGCTGTCTGTTTGATACAACATATTTACGTATTCTGAACTCATTCTTACTTTAAGCTTTGAGTGTTTAGGCTAGCTTCAAAGTGCTGACAGGGAACGATGGCATTGTTACCATAGTCACCGGGTTAAGGACAGTTTGCCCAACTAATTGAGGGTGGTGGACCATCTGGGTCCCCACTGTAGGCTTTGCCATAACACCCGGCTGCCCCAGGTTTGTGGTTCCATTAACTTGTGGGTGAGTGATGGTGTGAGCGATGTGGCTCACCATGGGCTGGCTGACCGCAACAGACTGAGGGTAAATGGGTAACTGCTGGCCAAGATGGGTCATGTGATTGATGGTAGCTGGGTGCACAGTGATGTGGCCAATCGGCTGAGCAGCAGTGGTTAGCTGTACAGGGCTTGACGTGGAAGGTGCAATATGAGCAATGTGCTTGGTTTGAGGCCCAGGGATGACATGATTGAGAGTCTGAATGACGGACGCATGAGTAGTGGCAGTATGGGCTATAACTGTGGACTGCACAGTGGAGGCAGCCACAATATGAGTCTGTGCTGGCACCAGGGCCTGAGGCGGGACCAAGGCTTGGTTGGAGATCTGAGGCTGTGTATGGGGGGAGGAAGTTTGTTTCTGTTGAATGGACACGTGCTGAGGCAAAACAGTGGAATGGTGATTGTGGGGAGCTGCACTGGATGGTACCATCTTCAGAAGCTCAGGCTGATGCCTCTTTGTCAGCGAATTCACTGGCCTCTCATCGTCCATGTCTTCATCAATGTTGTCTTCACCCTCTGGAGgtccaaacaaaacaaagcagatCAAAAAGGGGTTGAGGTACATGCCCACTAGGTGTacatcacaaaatatataagaaaaactatATAGCACTGTGTTCTAATTGTCAAATTAGAAAAGGATTcccaaaattattttctaaatacatatatctGAATAAAACTCCTGACCAGTAATCTTGCCTCCAAAATGTCTCCTCTGCTTTAAATATGCTTTAGAAAGCTGCCTGGGGCTGTTTCTATGTGCAGTAGAGATTGGAAGGCGGAGGCTGAACGTGTTACATCAACACCTACATGATTAAAATGtctaatcttatttttttaaatttacctGCCCTGCCTTCAAATGCCAATCAGAAAGCATTAGTTGACCGTTAGATTGTATTATAAGAATGACATTCTGCCATCTTAAAATGCATGACAACTTTCGCTATACATTCTGCAACACCCAGATCCACAAAAGCGTTCACTGCTTCATGCAAAGCATGCGGATTCGTCTCGACTGATGTGACGCTCATAAAATAAGAGTGCcacgtacaaaaaaaaaaaaaaagggtgcaAATAAGTAATGCAGGGGGGGGATTACCATGAGAGAacaggaaagggaaaaaaagctattacAAATATGGAATCATAAAGTATTGTGGTGTTGTATACATTTCAGCAAAAAATACTACATAATTATTCATCCATGAACTAATAAAGTATTTCCCCCTGCCGCAGTCTTCCTTATTAGTGGATGTGCAGCATTCTCCTTTCCTCTCTCAGAGCCTCAGCATTTAAATGAATCAGGGAGTGCTCAAGTTACATTTAAACGCAGAGGCTCCAAGGAGGAGGGTGGTAGGGAAAAGCCCCCCTACACAAACGTAAAAACACGTCAGATTTACATCTGGTAGCAGTTTGGCAAGCCAAATGTACAGCTTTGTATTCCTTCTACTCATTTACTTGATGTCTGGGTATACCTGAAGCTGTGGAGGTAGACGCCTGGTCATCTTCAGGCTGAACGGTCTGACGGACTATTCTATCAATCTCCAAAATATCCATCCACTGGCTGAGCTCGTTCTTCAAGTCTgccagccgctgctgggtagctATCTTTTCCCTTGCCAGACGCTCCATTTCATGCTCATATTCCTTTTCTTTTCGCTTCAAActctaggaaaaaaataataaaatgatttatcatCCGCTGcttcaacaaaatgtaaaaaaagggcACCTGGGCGATATTTAGCGAGAGAAAGTCTGGGTATAAACTGTGGAGCAATCGCTACGGAAACAAACAGATAATTCTACTGGCTGCTCAACATTTCATGCTTCACTGATCCCATCAGATGTATTCTCATATTAGGTGTATTTTGGAACATTATTAATTATCACACCTGGCTACTTATTTCCACAGCTTTGCAATTTCTTTATTCtacttgtgtgtgtattatatatatatatatatatatatatatacacacacacatatatatgtatatatacacacatataaggTGTTAACTATTGACAACTTCACTGAGCAGCACAATAGATTCTCCATtcttcttaataataataaaaaaaaacctaaagagtaagttatttaaaaataaatgggggAAAGGATTTTGTGACACACAAGACGAAGAGGCCGCGCGCGGTGCCGCAAAGCTGTGACAGAGATGTggcctgtccctttaacacaaaCTCCAACCCCCGCCCCTACTCCACCTTGCTGTCTCGCTAGGGCACACACGTGTCAGTAGACACGTCACGGCTCTCCCGGTCTCCGCCCACTTACTCTTTTTGCCGGGAAGCGAGCTGGAGCCGCGCCAGTTTCCGCCCCCCTCTGCCAGCGTGCATTCCATTTAAGGCTCGCAGGCGCTCGCTGCCAAAAGCCGTGCCCAGGGGAGTCTGCGGGGACGCCTCTGGGCCGCGCGTACCAATACAAAGCGAGGAGGGGGGTACTGCGAAGGCCGTTAAAAGGTTTAGTTCACGGCTTCGCCTTAGAAAGGGggcaaacaaagggttaaaggtgTCATCCGTATTACATTTCACGGTGTCTGAAAGGCCGAGTATACGCCGGGCGGGGGTCTGCCGCTGGGTGCGCGCCATAACAACCCAGAGCCCCTTCTCATAAAGCACCTCAAGGAGTCGGTAAAATACACGTGTGATATCTGCGTAGTCTGCCTAATTTCTAGctcgtgtgtatgtataatatatagcgctaccatattccgcagcgctgtactaGGGGTAGTCTACACACCACCCTTGACTGTCCTTGTGCGTtcacgctatatatatatatatatatatatatatatatatatatatatataatatatatatatatataatatatattacttgttaGGAACTTTCCAATCGCAATGGTCCATGAAGCGGGTGTCTGCAGATTCAGTGTAACATCCTTCAAGCGCGTCACACATGGGGCACTGAGGGTGCATACGGATGGATttacaggttggacacccttgaaTATACATAGGATGGGTTGTTGTTCACATGGCTCTTCTATAAAAACTGAATTGGTAATGCAGATGTCGCTGATTACATGTATATTACATGTATGTGATATCTGCGTGCTCTCTTTACGTTTCGCTGGCGTCCCCCCTCCAGCATTCCTTAGTGCCGGTGTCTGGGACAGTAGGCTGCCGGCGTTACCTAGATGACGCTAAAGGGGTTTATTAAACCTGTTCCAACATGCGCCGTCCAGCAGCACAGAGCAAGCGCTGTACTTAAAGGGGCactgcagccatcatatgctctttaatgcatattagttgagagatccctttaaatgtcctaGGCATCCCCCATGTAAACGCATGAGGGGGTTATGCGGACCCCCATTTACACTCCCAagatattttccatgcaggaataCATCTCCAGCTATGGCTTTGCTAACAACGCACGCGGTCAGAGGGGTCTAATAATACCTCTCTGTGAGCAAAACACTCCAgcaaactttaaccccttaatgacaaagcccgtacatgtacgaggctcaaattgcattgttttcaatgggtttagggaccacccattgtccttaaggggttaatgggagcgctcctctgccgctgattggctgcttcaagcaaccagTAGCAAGAATTGTTGGAAAGgggatattcaggtaaggtatatacctgaaatatatatatatatatatatatttctgctgtatgcatttctttttaaaggggACAGATATTGATGCACGCCCCGAGAAGTGGAGACCATTAAACAGTTTAAGCAAAATGTAAAGAGATTTAATGAGGAGTTGATAGCGCATCACAGCCACTAAATCAGCTGTCACAAAAGCCTCAAAGGTCTGTCATATCGCTGCTGAGCCCCTGCTAGTGGTACGTAGTGTAATTTGTCACATAATGTATAGAATGTCGTCCACGGAGCAAAAGCTGACAAATATGTTACTGTTATTTTATCATAAAACTGCTGTTCTGTTTCTTCCCCCCGACAATGGAATAAGCAATAGAGACACAATAAACAGTCTCTTCCCATAATATGCAGAAACACACAAGGCATTCCTGTATTAAAACGGCAAACCATAAGCAAACACGTTCTGCATTAATATTACTAGCACGACACACTATAGCAACGCACTAGGAGCATGAATCTGCCGTTTCAGGTTTCTAGAAAAGATTTCACTTGTCATTACGAGGATAATTTCTTCTGCacgagggaaccaacaaccgCAGACGTACGTTACGGCCTTCATAGGCCTCATGAGCGGTAAAATCACCAAAAACTAGGTCTCACACTAACTCTGCCCAGCTACTAACTAATATGGTTGGAAAGTAGCAATCTTGGCCTCTAGCCGGTAAACGCTTGTCCAAGTTTCCGCAGACATGACGCCACTTGGGTTTCAGGCCGCAGCGCATGCGCCACAACATCACAAGGCATTTACTGCCAGCTTCTACCTACTTTCAAGGAAGTAATCGGAATATCATCACACTCCATTCTACTCTACGCTGTAATCCATATGTAAAGCCACCCATTGAATATCTACTGGGctcacttttatatacatttagaaaTGCATTCCCTGTGAACTTCAAatacaattctttatctttaattTATGCTACTATGGGCATTGTAGTACAGACCTTGTGTATTGTATGCAGCTGAAGAGGAATCTGGAATAAAAATTTTTCCAATATTCATCAATATTCTAATATTTAGCAGCTGGATATTAATGGGAGGGGGGTGTGAAATCAATAGAAAGATCAAATACATCTTGCCTGATGATAAAGGTAACGGCTGCATTTTTGCACTCTAATATTTTGCCAGCATATTGTTTTTGCAGCAACACAATCCCTTCTTGTCGTCAAGCTCTGTCTGGCTTTATTTGCTAAACAACGCGCCGATGGCACCCTGGGCAGCTGTGCCGAGCCGTCTCGGTTACTTGCCTGTGCgcaaatatttccattttctgtGTATCCTGTAATTAAAGTAGTTGCTGCCGTGTTCACCCTGACCTTGGACCAGCTGTCTGTACAGAAAAGGGGCAATGACTTGGATTTAGGATTACGGCCGACCTGGGTAGCAAGAGTCGAGCCATAAGCGGTGCATACGCTACGTGGTCCGCCGGTGCTGCATGAATAAAGGACGGGGTTGTCCAATGTTTAAGCCGACATCAGACATATTCTTTTGATGTTTCTGTGTGgcaataataacatatataaaaaaccgCTGCTCTTACCTCCAACACTTATAATAACATTCATTTATGTCAGAGAGCTTAATCTTAATACACCAATATAAGCCGCACTTCGCAGCCCATAAttgattgttattttttcacAGAAACGCACaagccatttaaaatgtaatagctCTGGTTAAAAAGCCACCGTAGGTAATGCGGCTAAACACAAATCcgacaaataaaacacagaatttcacagcagacaagaaccattccgcccatctagtctgcctaatgtaaagacttaaacttgaatcagtccttggtcttattaGACTAAGGATTGCTTCATGCCTATCCCAcccgtgtttaaatcccctgcCACATGTGCctgaaggctgttccacttatctaccaccctccctgtaaagtagggctgcaactaacgattattttaataatcgattaatcggccgattattttttcgattaatcgattaatcggataaaaaaaacaatatgctaatttttcgtttatttaaaagaatttaatgaactggatgttaaaaaacaacttaaaatttacattaacattcttattttgttatgatgtaataaaaaacaatattttcaaagtacaagaacccaaacacaatatttatgaaacaaaataaccccaaacattctgaaaagaggtggactattactgttcaagaaactttgccccagcactttgcacccagcactttgcacccagcactttgcacccagccctggcactttgcacccagcactttgcccccagcactttgccccagccctggcactttgcatccagcactttgcacccagcattcagcactttgcaccagcactttgcactttgcacccagccctggcactttgcacccagccctggcactttgcacccagcactttgtacccagcactttgtacccagcactcagcactttgcgcccagcactttgccccagccctggcactttgcacccagcactttgc
This sequence is a window from Spea bombifrons isolate aSpeBom1 chromosome 2, aSpeBom1.2.pri, whole genome shotgun sequence. Protein-coding genes within it:
- the MNT gene encoding max-binding protein MNT isoform X3 yields the protein MSLETLLQAALFLEWQAQQQQQKTREENDDNILVEQEEEEEEEEEEDQKSIVRTDELIKQVPPDPASPPAPAPPPPPPPPLPAPVAVIPLPVVTSAPQPVVQASLSPPVVQRHTPVVSPPVLSKEVSLAPVIQRPASQMIPDLKTTPLSMGSPKQLHHYPAPVLAIAQHHLMQQQQQQQQPQQQPHQQQQQQQPIQPQPTALQHPQQQPPPQSLGALRIPALDDGRTSEQRRRPGGRAHLKECFETLKRNIPNVDDKKTSNLSVLRSALRYIQSLKRKEKEYEHEMERLAREKIATQQRLADLKNELSQWMDILEIDRIVRQTVQPEDDQASTSTASEGEDNIDEDMDDERPVNSLTKRHQPELLKMVPSSAAPHNHHSTVLPQHVSIQQKQTSSPHTQPQISNQALVPPQALVPAQTHIVAASTVQSTVIAHTATTHASVIQTLNHVIPGPQTKHIAHIAPSTSSPVQLTTAAQPIGHITVHPATINHMTHLGQQLPIYPQSVAVSQPMVSHIAHTITHPQVNGTTNLGQPGVMAKPTVGTQMVHHPQLVGQTVLNPVTMVTMPSFPVSTLKLA
- the MNT gene encoding max-binding protein MNT isoform X1 gives rise to the protein MSLETLLQAALFLEWQAQQQQQKTREENDDNILVEQEEEEEEEEEEDQKSIVRTDELIKQVPPDPASPPAPAPPPPPPPPLPAPVAVIPLPVVTSAPQPVVQASLSPPVVQRHTPVVSPPVLSKEVSLAPVIQRPASQMIPDLKTTPLSMGSPKQLHHYPAPVLAIAQHHLMQQQQQQQQPQQQPHQQQQQQQPIQPQPTALQHPQQQPPPQSLGALRIPALDDGRTSEQRRRPGGAGTREVHNKLEKNRRAHLKECFETLKRNIPNVDDKKTSNLSVLRSALRYIQSLKRKEKEYEHEMERLAREKIATQQRLADLKNELSQWMDILEIDRIVRQTVQPEDDQASTSTASEGEDNIDEDMDDERPVNSLTKRHQPELLKMVPSSAAPHNHHSTVLPQHVSIQQKQTSSPHTQPQISNQALVPPQALVPAQTHIVAASTVQSTVIAHTATTHASVIQTLNHVIPGPQTKHIAHIAPSTSSPVQLTTAAQPIGHITVHPATINHMTHLGQQLPIYPQSVAVSQPMVSHIAHTITHPQVNGTTNLGQPGVMAKPTVGTQMVHHPQLVGQTVLNPVTMVTMPSFPVSTLKLA
- the MNT gene encoding max-binding protein MNT isoform X2, producing the protein MSLETLLQAALFLEWQAQQQQQKTQENDDNILVEQEEEEEEEEEEDQKSIVRTDELIKQVPPDPASPPAPAPPPPPPPPLPAPVAVIPLPVVTSAPQPVVQASLSPPVVQRHTPVVSPPVLSKEVSLAPVIQRPASQMIPDLKTTPLSMGSPKQLHHYPAPVLAIAQHHLMQQQQQQQQPQQQPHQQQQQQQPIQPQPTALQHPQQQPPPQSLGALRIPALDDGRTSEQRRRPGGAGTREVHNKLEKNRRAHLKECFETLKRNIPNVDDKKTSNLSVLRSALRYIQSLKRKEKEYEHEMERLAREKIATQQRLADLKNELSQWMDILEIDRIVRQTVQPEDDQASTSTASEGEDNIDEDMDDERPVNSLTKRHQPELLKMVPSSAAPHNHHSTVLPQHVSIQQKQTSSPHTQPQISNQALVPPQALVPAQTHIVAASTVQSTVIAHTATTHASVIQTLNHVIPGPQTKHIAHIAPSTSSPVQLTTAAQPIGHITVHPATINHMTHLGQQLPIYPQSVAVSQPMVSHIAHTITHPQVNGTTNLGQPGVMAKPTVGTQMVHHPQLVGQTVLNPVTMVTMPSFPVSTLKLA